CAGAACGCCAGCGGCGATGCCGGCAACAGCCGCGCCGAAGGCTTCGAGGCGTCCGTCCACAAGATCAAGGAACAGGTCCTCCCCCGCCTGCTCGAACGCGTCGACCCGGAAGCGGCGGCGACGCTGGGCAAGGACGAGCTGGCCGAGGAATTCCGCCCGATCATCGGCGAGGTGCTCGCCGAACTGAAGCTGACGCTCAACCGGCGCGAGCAATTCGCGCTGGAAAAGGTGCTGGTCGACGAACTGCTCGGGCTCGGGCCGCTCGAGGAACTGCTCGCCGATCCGGCGGTCAGCGACATCATGGTCAACGGCCCCGACCAGACCTACGTCGAGCGAAAGGGCAAGCTGGAGCTGGCGCAGATCCAGTTCCGCGACGAGGAGCATCTGTTCCAGATCGCGCAGCGCATCTGCAACTCGGTCGGCCGCCGCGTCGACCAGACGACCCCGCTCGCCGACGCGCGCCTGAAGGACGGCAGCCGCGTCAACGTCATCGTGCCGCCGCTCTCCTTGCGCGGCACCGCCATCTCGATCCGCAAATTCTCCGCGAAACCGATCACGCTCGACATGATGGCCGCGGGCGGATCGATGTCGACCAAGATGGCGACCGCGCTGAAGATCGCGGGCGCGAGCCGGTTCAACGTCGTCATCAGCGGCGGCACCGGTTCGGGCAAGACGACGATGCTCAACGCTTTGTCGAAGATGATCGACCCGGGCGAGCGCGTGCTGACGATCGAGGACGCGGCCGAACTCCGCCTGCAGCAGCCGCACTGGCTGCCGCTGGAAACGCGACCCGCCAACCTGGAGGGGCAAGGCGAGATCAGCATCCGCGACCTCGTCAAGAACGCGCTGCGCATGCGCCCGGATCGCATCATCCTGGGCGAAATCCGCGGCGCGGAATGTTTCGACATGCTCGCCGCGATGAACACCGGCCACGACGGATCGATGTGTACGCTGCACGCCAATTCCCCGCGCGAGGCGCTCGCCCGCATGGAGAATATGGTGATGATGTCCGACATCAAGGTGCCCAAGGAGGCGATCAGCCGCCAGATCGCCGATTCGGTGGAGCTCATCATCCAGGTGAAGCGGCTACGCGACGGCAGCCGCCGCGTCACCAACGTCACCGAGGTGATCGGCATGGAAGGCCCGGTGATCGTCACGCAGGAACTGTTCAAGTTCGAGTATCTGGACGAGAGCGCCGACGGCAAGATCATCGGCGAATATCGCTCGATGGGCCTTCGCCCCTACACGCTCGACAAGGCGAAGCAGTTCGGCTTCGACAGCGCCTTCCTCGAAGCGTGCCTGTAAGCCGACCCGCCTATTTTCCTCCCGCTCCGGCGGCAGCCGGGGGGGAAAGCCGGACGTGGGCCGCGCCTGGACGGGAAAGGGGGCAGCACGCGCGCGAGCGGCTCACCGCGGCAGCCCTTCTCACCCCCCTGCTGCTCGTGCTGCTGCCACTCGCCTTCTACCTTGCGCTGTTCCATCCCGCGACGCTCGACATCGGCAATGCCGGCTGGCTGATCCGCGGCACCGACAATGGCGAGAATGCGCTGGGGGCGCATGCCTATTGGCACGATGCGCGCGCGGGCGCGTCGCTATGGACCGGCTTGCTCAATGCGCCCGACGGCGTGCCGCTGCTGTTCACCGACAGCAATCCGCTCGCGACGCTTGTCGCCAAGCCGTTCGCCGCGTGGCTGCCCGCCGATGCGCAGCTGGTCGGACCGATCCTGCTCGCCAATCTGATCCTGCAGGCGCTGTTCGCCTGGCTGCTGCTGCGCCGCCACGCGCCGGGGGCCATCGCGCTGTGGGCGGGCGTGGTGCTGCTCGCCTTCCCGCCGACGCTCGCCAACCGGTTCATCCACGTCAACCTGATGGCGCACTGGACGATCCTCGCCGCGCTGTGGCTGGCGCTCGATCCCGGCCGCGCCGCGCGCTGGCGATGGTGGGCGGCGCTGATCGTCGTCACCGCGCTGATCCACAACTACCTGCTCGCGATGGTCGGCATCCTGTGGGGGGCGGTATTGCTCGACCGGTTCGTGCAAGGGTCGTGGCGCGCGCGCGCCGGAATCGTCGCGCAGGGCGCCGCGATGCTCGCGATCGTCGCGGTGGTGGCGCACTGGCTGGGCGTCGGCGACCAGATGCCGACCGAATTCTACGGCGCGTTCGCGGTGCCCGTCGACGGCCTGTGGCACCCGCATGCCAATGGCGTGTCGCGGCTGTTCGATACGCTCACCGGCCCCGCCCCCTACGATCCGGCGCAATGGTATGAGGGGTTCCAGTATCTGGGCGCGGGCGGGCTCTTGCTGGTCGGCGCGGCCTGGCTGATCGCGCGGCGTCGGCCCGCGAGCGACGCGGCGCAGCGGACGACCCGGCGGCTGCGCCTGCTCGTCCCCGCGCTCGGCCTGCTCGCCATCCTGTCGGTATGGAGCGCGCCCTTGCCGACCGCCCTGCTCCACGCGCTCGACCCGGTGCGCGCGTCGGGGCGATTGTTCTGGCCGGTCGGCTATGCGCTGATCCTGCTCGCACTGCTCGCGGTCTATCGCCTGCCCGCGCGCGCCGCCGGCGCCTTACTGGCGGGGCTCGTCGCGGTGCAGGCGATCGACCTGGCGCCTATGGCGCGCGGCATCCGCACCGCCAGCGCCGATGCGGCGACGCACCGCCTGTATGTCCGCACGACCGATCCGCGCTGGGACGCGCTGGTGCGCGCCGCGACCTCCGTCGCGTTCATGCCCGGCCAGCCGCCGCGCGACCTGTCGCTATATCAGGAAGTGGCGTGGCGCGCGGTCGACGCCGGTCGTCCCGTCACCAGCGTCTATGCCGCGCGCACCGGCCGCCGCACCGCCGAACGCCTGGCGCGCGAGCGGCGCGCGTTCGACCACGGCGCGCTCGTCCCCGGCCGCCTCTACGTCCTGCTGAGGACGGCATCGCCGCCCGCGGGCGTCACGCCGCTGATCCTCGACGGCGTGCCCGTCATCGCGCCCCGGCCGTAGCGCCGGTGGCAAACGCGCGGTAGCAGGGGGGCAGATGATCCCGATCGCCCTGCTCCTCGCCGCCGCCGCCCCGCCTCCCGGCCTCGCCATGCCGCAGGGCGACGGGGTCGCGACGCTCAGCCCCGGCAGCGCGGACATGTGGGTGCCGTTCGACCTGACGCCGGGCAACCAGATCCGCTTCACGCTGACGCTCGATGCGCGGCCCGTCACCGCGATCCTCGACACCGGGGTCAGCCATTCGGTGCTCGCGCGCAAATCCGCCGCCGCCGACCCCGCACGCATCACCGACGGCGGCAAGGCGACGGCGATCGGCGGCGCGGTGACGATCGGCTGGCTGCCGACCGCGCGGCTGTCGCTCGGCGGACTGACTCGCACCGGCGGCGGCGTCACCGTCGCGGAGCTGCCCGCGCTCGCCACCGGCAGCGCCAAGCCGGTCGACATGCTGGTCGGGCGTGACATCGTCGCAGGGCAAGCGCTCGACATCGATTTCGCCAACCACCGCTTTCGCCTGCTGCCGTCGGGGCAATTGCCGTTCACCGGCGCGCTCGCCCCGCTCGCCATCTCGCCCGCGCGCCGCGTCTACGAAAGCAGCGCGACGATCGCCGGCCGCCGTGTCGCGCCGCTTGTCGTCGACACCGGCGACGGCGCGGCGCTGACGCTGTCGGACGCGACGTGGCGCACCGTCCGCCCGCGCGACGTCGCGACCACCACCACCATCTCGTT
This portion of the Sphingomonas sp. FARSPH genome encodes:
- a CDS encoding CpaF family protein, with amino-acid sequence MSAFGRRNGMGSGQPVRPAFGVAKPMQGGGFARSEPEPLAGGGQFPPIDGIAALGGADALTPDGFGPGTMPGAAMDAMARLAERQNASGDAGNSRAEGFEASVHKIKEQVLPRLLERVDPEAAATLGKDELAEEFRPIIGEVLAELKLTLNRREQFALEKVLVDELLGLGPLEELLADPAVSDIMVNGPDQTYVERKGKLELAQIQFRDEEHLFQIAQRICNSVGRRVDQTTPLADARLKDGSRVNVIVPPLSLRGTAISIRKFSAKPITLDMMAAGGSMSTKMATALKIAGASRFNVVISGGTGSGKTTMLNALSKMIDPGERVLTIEDAAELRLQQPHWLPLETRPANLEGQGEISIRDLVKNALRMRPDRIILGEIRGAECFDMLAAMNTGHDGSMCTLHANSPREALARMENMVMMSDIKVPKEAISRQIADSVELIIQVKRLRDGSRRVTNVTEVIGMEGPVIVTQELFKFEYLDESADGKIIGEYRSMGLRPYTLDKAKQFGFDSAFLEACL
- a CDS encoding DUF6311 domain-containing protein; this encodes MLLPLAFYLALFHPATLDIGNAGWLIRGTDNGENALGAHAYWHDARAGASLWTGLLNAPDGVPLLFTDSNPLATLVAKPFAAWLPADAQLVGPILLANLILQALFAWLLLRRHAPGAIALWAGVVLLAFPPTLANRFIHVNLMAHWTILAALWLALDPGRAARWRWWAALIVVTALIHNYLLAMVGILWGAVLLDRFVQGSWRARAGIVAQGAAMLAIVAVVAHWLGVGDQMPTEFYGAFAVPVDGLWHPHANGVSRLFDTLTGPAPYDPAQWYEGFQYLGAGGLLLVGAAWLIARRRPASDAAQRTTRRLRLLVPALGLLAILSVWSAPLPTALLHALDPVRASGRLFWPVGYALILLALLAVYRLPARAAGALLAGLVAVQAIDLAPMARGIRTASADAATHRLYVRTTDPRWDALVRAATSVAFMPGQPPRDLSLYQEVAWRAVDAGRPVTSVYAARTGRRTAERLARERRAFDHGALVPGRLYVLLRTASPPAGVTPLILDGVPVIAPRP